In Runella sp. SP2, the genomic window GGGGTGAGTATAGCGCCACAATCCCAATGGCTTTGATAGACAATCAGTTTCACAATTACCGTGTGCGTTGCCGAAAATCGGATGGAACGGCTTCGTGCGTTGAAAGTGAGTCGGGGGTGATGCGCTTAAAATTGGTAGCGATGCCTGCGGCACCAACAGCGGCATTATCATCCACTGTAAGCTGCCAAGCGGGAGCAAATTTTAGTGGACAAGCCTCTTGTGGAAACCTGAAAACGGTATGGTACAATGCCCTCACGGAGGCTGCACTGCCTAATCTTCCTGCCACAGTTCCAGCGGTAACTACTTCGTATTATGTGCGTTGTCAGACTGAAAATGGGTGCTTGAGTGGAAAAAGTAACGTCGTAACATTCACCGTAAACCCAGTTCATATTGCTCCAGTCGTAACGGTAAGTCAAGCCTCGGTTTGCATGGGGACTACCGTGACAGTCTCGGCCAACTGCCCCGCTGGCAGTAGTACTTTTTGGAATACAGGCGTGACATCGCCAAGTTTTGAGGTATCGTTTAATAACGTAACAAAGCAGTCTTATTGGGCCAAGTGCATTTTTGAAGGAGGCTGCCAAAGTTTGGAAAGTGCGCATCAGGACATACGCTGGAATGCTTTTGTGTTGACGCTGATTAACCTAGGTCAAAGTCAGTCGGCAGTTAAGCCAACAAACAACCGCGATGACTGGAAAAATAACTTCATTGGCCGCGATGGAGGTGCAGAATTGGAGCAAAGTACGCAGCAAAATCCGACGTTGTATTTTGTAGAAAATACCAATAAAACCGCTCCTCGTTACTGGACAATTAATGTGGATGCTTGTGGCTTAGGTACAGGAGGCTCATTGACTTTTGACTTGTTGGCAACGCCAGAGATGGGCGTCATTCGTTCTTACAACACCCATGAAAACAATGCGCCTTATTTCATGTATGCCAACCGCGAAGGTTGGACTGAGCTTTACGGGCCAAATCATCCCGCTTATGGTTTTTATGAAGACAATGGAAGTGGTGGGAACATTTATGACGCTGGGCTACCGAAAGGTTTGTATAAATTGGGTGTGCGTTATTGGGATATGAAAGGCTGGGGAAGCATTTATCCTGCTACGCGTAAGCCACAAGGGAACGTATTGGCGTATCAAGAATACTGGTTCAGAATTCAGTCTAAAGATGGAGTCGGTGTGGGAGGAGCGAGAGAAGAGGCAAATGGCAAGGAGCAAGGGTCGGACCGTCGCACGGCAATTATTCCCCCATTGGGACGGTACGCCGCGCGGGGCAGGGGGCTGACAGTTCTCCCCAATCCAGTCACAAACATCCTCCGTCTTCAGGTGCAAGACAGCAAGGGGCAGTTGGTGCAAACAACACTGACCGACGTTTCGGGTCGTGAAATTTTGAGTCGCCTATTTGTGCCCGAAACCAACAAGCACCATGAAGAAATAGCCACTGAGGGACTTGAATCTGGGGTTTATTTCTTAAAAGTTGCTGTCAATAATCAACAAACTACCCTAAAAGTGGTGAAGGTGCAGTAAAAGAGTTGGAGTTTACCAAAATGAATTAACAAGGCCCGCTACGGCGGGTCTTGTTGTTATAAAAGCTCGGTAGGGTCGATGAGCCTGTGTTTGATGGCAAAAAGAACCAATCCTGCTGAGTTGCGAGCACCCGTTTTTTCGAGTAGATTGTTTCGGTGACCATCGACAGTACGAACGCTAATAAAAAGTTGGTCGGCAATTTCTTGGGCAGTTCGTTGTTTACAGATGAGGCTAAGCACTTCAATCTCCCGCGAAGTGAGGGTAGAAGGGATGTTGTCGGTGAGCGTAATTTTTTGACGCTTGTTCGTCAGCCGATTTTTCATGGCGTTCAGAAACGCCTCATTGAAGTAAAAATCTTTGTCGATAACTGTCCGAATGGCGCGTTCTACTTCTTCGGGCTCAACGTTTTTGAAAAGATAGGCATTTACCCCTAGTTCCATCAAATGAGTCACGAAACGGTCTTCGCCATAGACCGAAAGAATAATTATTTTGATAGAAGGATAGTGTGCGTGAAGGAGCTTGGTGGTTTCAATTCCATTCAACTCAGGCATCGACAAATCAAGCAAAACTACGTCGGGAATAGGTTCAAAGTTTTGAAGCGAATCAAGCAAAATACGGCCGTTATCAGCCTCTAACACAATCGAAATATTCTCAAATGTATTGATAATTGACGCCATTCCGCGCCGAAAAAGTACTTGGTCGTCGGTAATGGCTACGCGGATGTTTGCCATAAAATTATGATGCTGAAAGAGGAACGTTAACGGTAACTTTGGTCCCTTGATTGGGTTGGGTAATAAACTGCAATGTACCATCAAACATACGGGCACGAGTTTCGATATTTTTAAGACCTAAGCTTTTTTTGCGATAAGCCTCGTCAAAATCAAAACCGCGCCCGTTGTCGATGTAAAGTAGGGTAAGTTGGGTGTTTTGCTTTTGAACTGTAATCTGAATTTGAGTCGCTTGGGCGTATTTAATGGTATTATTGAGCAATTCTTGCACAAGTCGGTACAGCATCAAGTTGAGCGAAACGCTGGCTTCGGGAATGTCCTCAATTTGCCAGTCGATGTCGGCTTCAGTCAGTTCAAGCGATTTTTCGCACAACCCTTCGATGGCATAACTCAATCCAAACTCTTCTAATCCGCTGGGGAGTAGGTCGTTAGAAATACGTCGAACGCTATCAATGGTTGCGTCAATCAGTTCTTTGTATTTTTTGGTTAAGGAAACGATTTCGGGCGAAATTTTTGACTCAGCAGGCATTTGGCCTACCAACAAGCGCATGGCCGAGAGTGCAGCCCCAATTTCGTCGTGCAAATCACGGGCAAGCCGTTTTCGCTCCGACTCAATCCCCTCCAACGTACTGTTGATGAGTTCTTGTTGGTATTTGAGTTCCATTTTTCTATAGTTTAGTTCTTGACGAAAAAGGCGGCGTTGATAAAGTACAATAAACCCTACCACGCAACCTACCAGTAAAATCATCACAAACGACCCACCGAAAATAGCAAGGTATAAATCTACTTCTGATGAGGACTGTTCCATAAACCTATTCCAATTAAGATGTACAAGAGGGCTATCAGGCACGAATGTAACCCCCATGACATATAATTGAAAGCTTTATTTTCTTTTAAAATGACATTGCTTAGGATGAACAACACAAGGTTGCCAGCAAAGTAGAGCAAGAAACCCGTGTTTATCCAGAAAATAGGTTGTTGAGTGGGGTTTTTAGTACTAAGTTCAATCAATAATTTGTAAAAACATAAAAGCGAAAAAATAACCACCAAAATGGCTTCTAAGCCCCGAGAATAGGTGTTGAACTCCGTGATTTTTTGAATAAACAAGGAGTTCAACACGGCAAATCCCGTAAAGAAAACCATCAAACTGGGTACTAAACGACGACTATAGAAATAGCCGAAAAAACTAAAATAAAATAACGCAATGAGGTTAAATTCTAACACTGTATATAAATGAAGTATGGGTAAATTGGTACCCATGAGCTTACTGAGCCACGTAGCTACTATTTCGGTGCCTAAGCAAAGCCCCAAAAATGCAACAATGTATCTATATTCTTTGCGAATAAAGCGAGCTCTGTATAATGTTATGCTCGCTGGAAATGCTAAAAAATAGGCACCGTGATAAAGCATCCATGTTAAAAAACCTTGTATCATTCGCGTTTTTAATCAGATTAATTACTAGCAACTAGACCCATCGGGTGCTGCAATGAAAAGTGGACTTTCTGGGTCACAAATGGGAGGGCATGGGCGAGTGACGTCAAATACTTGATAGTCGCCCTTAACCTCTTTCCCAGTGGCTATATCATAAACTGTTTGCTCTCCAATCAAATCAATGATGTCATCTTTGTCATCGCCATCATAGTCTTTAATGGTTGTCCCTTTTACCGCTGCACTTGCAATAACGAGGCAAGGTTCATAACCAAGTTTTGTATCAGGATTAGGTTTAAGACCAATGTAGAGGCGAGCAAATTCAGAATCAGGTTGTGCAAGCATCTCAACAAAATCAGCGCGGCGAACTACAAATGCGCGTATGTCTGAAGGTTTAAAATCAGGGTCATTGGCAGGGTTAGCATTAATCCAGTTTGATACCCACGACTGAGCGTCGGCTAGGGGTACTGCTACTGATTGCCACTCGTTTTCTTGGTCTTTGGTTACGTGCGTACTCATGAGTCTTTTTTTAAGTTGAGGGATGATTGATTGAAAAATCTAAATATAAAGAAAACGTACAAATCTAGGGGCTTTCTCTGCTAGAAAAATAGGTAAAAATGCCTGTTTTGGGCATATAGGTAAAATTACGGGGTTGGTATAGGTTAAAATGCCTGTTTTAAAAAAAGGGTATTTTAACGGATAGGGAGGCGGCAGATGTTCTTCAATTTTGTATCGGCTTAAACAACTAAGTCATGGTTAATTGCTCAACATAATTTTACCCAACGTTATGAAAAACTCTTCAAAATTTTAAACTATTAACTTTTCACGTTATGAACTACACATTTAACAAGACCACTTTTCGGTCGTTCTATCCTGATTGCGAAGAAACCAAGGATGGCACAGCAATTGAGTACAAAGTGGAGGACTCAAACTACCGGGTTTATTACCCAACCAATGTCGTTAAAACGTCAACGACGATGCAAATGACGGTTCAGCTTGACCATATCAGGGGAGGGGCAACCGATGACCACGTGATACTTGTTCTCAATTACGACGACAAAGCCCATTTGTCGAGCGTAAGTTATACGTGGGAAGCTGGAAATGACGGGTACCAAATTCCAGAAACACTCATCAAGGCCGTCGATATTGCCTTCGACGTAGCGGGTTTACTGGGTGCTTTTGAAACAGCAGGAATTTCGGAAGAAGTAGCCGAAGGAACAAAAGAAGTATTCGACGTATGTTGCAAAGCGTACAATGATATTTCCAAAATTGTGGTGAAATGGAGTGACAACGGAGGACGTATGTACTTCATCCCCGTGGTTTGTCACAGTATCATTCGCCTTACCAATTCGGTATCTGTTTAATTCACCCTTAACTTCCTATTTGTCATGAACTTCAACTATGATACTTTTAGCTCGACTTTAGATACCTACGATGACGTAGATGTAAAACATAGCAGCACAAACCATGGCTGGTTTTACAAAGATTCAAAAGATGATTCTGATTTTAACTTGGTGGTAGAATACTCGTACGATGATGATCACAACTACCGTACGTGGCGCCAAGAACTGACCAAGATGGAAGGCAATTCTGGCCTGTTGGTTTCTACTAAAATCGACCATATTCGCGGAGATAACCAAGACGACCATTTGATTTTGATGGCCTGCTACAACGCCGTCGGGGTGATTTGTTATGCCCAGGCGTTTGTGCAAATGAAAAACGAAGACCCCATACAAACCGATATTATCACAACAGGCGACATTCCTGATCAAATTCACGACCAAATACAGGCGCATATCAAAGACGATTATGGTATTAATGGAAGTACCGATGGTCGCAAAAAAATTCCACACATAGCCAAAGTGAATCTTTACAGCATGGCGGCGGCAGTTAGTGTTTAATTATCAATTGGTTTCATTTTTATCTTTACTCAACGTTATGGCAAGTTTACAAGACAGTACCCCGTTTCAAAACGTGGTGTTTAAAGCATCGCACAATTCGTACGATCGGAAGGAAAGCCTTTCAGAACAACTCACTTTGAAATCTCCCATCTACCAATGTGGATGCAGAGGGATAGAACTCGACATTTGGCGACATTCAAGCGATTCGATGAATGATGGTTATTTTACCGTGAATCATGCGACGAATGGAGGGCCAAAATTATCTGTGTATTTGGATCAATTATCAGATTGGCATACCAAAAACCCTGGCCACGATGTAATTTGGGTTATGTTGGACATCAAAAGTGACCAAGGTGATGAAGGGCTATTTCCAGATGAAATAGATAACTATCTGACAACCTATTTTGGTCGTGAATTGATAAAAACACCACATGATCTTTTTCCAGGTTTAACAGATTCCAACAAACTCTCAGATGTAGTTCAGGCACAAGGCTGGCCCACCCTTGGCTCGTTAAAAAATCATTTTATCTTTTGTTTGAGTGGCAACGAAGATTGGAAGAAAGTGTATTATCGAAACAACCGTTCGCAGCGTATCTGTTTTGCCGATTGTGACAATGCAGATCAGCTGACTGTTCCAAATTCAAGGGTTGTCTATAACGTAAAGTCAGGCAGTGGAAAACAAGCTGATTTTAATGATTTGATGCAGAAAAAAATCTTGATTCGCGTCTATGACGTGGACAGTGAGGGAGACTGGGACAAGGCAATGGGCATGGGAGCGAATATTTTAGCCACCGACAAAGTGTCAGATAACGCTTGGGCGGAAGTATCACCACGGGATTTATATGCGGCACAAACGCATTTGTAGAAATAGTTAACCGTTTGCAAAAAGCGACTTGGAGAGATTTCAAGTCGCTTTTTGCGTTTATTGACGTCCAGTACTTATTTCAAAGGGCGTAGGTAATAGTATTTTCGCAGATTGATTGTGATGTAAAATATAAAATAGTACAGTTTTTGAAAGAAATTCCAGTTAAAACAACGTCGATAAACAGTTGCCCAATGGTACTGCGCTACTTTCCATTTATTCCATGATTTGTTGTAGGGATGTAAACGATAGAAAGCCAAGGGGATGTCGATGCCATAAAAATGATACTTTGTTTGTTGCAAAGTTTTGGTCCATAGTACATAGTCTTCCTGAAAAAAAAGATCGGTTGGAAAAAATAAGTTACCTACTTTGTTTCTGTCGTACATGACTGTCAGACAGCCGATGGGGTTAGAGTAAAAAAAATCGCGGTACTTTACTATTGGTTTAACTTTCAGAATATAAGGATGAACTTTGCCTTCGTGGTTAAAAGTTTGGTAAGAAGTGAAGCTCAAGGCATGGTTATTTTTTTGCATGAACTCGTACTGGATTTTCAATTTTTGCGGCAACCAGCAGTCGTCAGCATCTAAAAAAGCAATATAGGTACCAGTGGCATGTTGGGTACCCAAGTTACGCGCTCCAGCTGAGTATAATTTCTGATGACTACAAATAAGCCTGATTCGGGGGTCACTTTGGGCGTATTTTTGGGCAATTTCAGTTGTACGGTCGGTCGATACGTCATCGACAATCAACATTTCCCAATCTTGGAATGTTTGAGCAATGACGGATTCAATGGCTTGTCCTAAGTATTTTTCGCAGTTGTAAGCTGCCGTAATGATAGAAATCATTGGTCAAGAGGTAGGGTAGGGTTGTTATGGATTACAGCTTCAAAATCATCAAAATATAAATAAGGTGTAACAACAAATACTAGAATGACGATGAAGTTGAAGTAGCTACACATATACGTACTAATCATTGTATAAATAAAGCAAAGGCATAATCCACGGTAGGTAGGATTATTAAATTCTTTTTGAAAATGGTTAATTTTATTGAAAGTAGAAACATAAAACCACATAAATAACAAAAATCCCCAAATCCCGAACTCGGAAGCAATCTTGGCGGGTAAAAATTTAACAGTAAAATGGGCATCTAACTGCATCCTTTCAGATAATAGTGGATTGGTGAGCATATTGGGGAAGTAGTCGGACATCAGTTGAGGGAAAATGTAATAGAAACTTTCTCCGCCAATTCCCAAAAAAGAAGAATCATAAAGTGATAGAAAACCCAGTAGCGGAGTGCCAAAACGTTCGAGAAAAGAATAATCTTCTTGTAGCCAATAAGTGAGCCTATCTGCACTAAAGCTGCTTAGCAAATCACCTACGATGCTGAGGTGATGAACCGTGTATTCGATGAGGAAATAATCCCTAAGTGAATAGGCTAACCCAATAAAAACAAGACCAACGCCTACGTTAGAAAATAACCTCCGAAAATTGACTTTTGTACAAAATAGCCAGTAAATAAATAAGCTACCAATAAACGCTACGTATCCAATGGAGGAACTTATCAATAAAAATAATACGAATAAAACGGTTAGATAGATACGTCGAAAGGCGGGGTTATCGTGATAAAACGAATAAACCCAAAAGAGTACAATTAGCACATAAGTGGCCGCGTGGGAGGCTTCGGTAGTGGTAAGTTGCGGACGGTCGAGTAAGGGGCGATAGCTGAATAAACTGGTAAAAAAATTGGCAATGGGCATGGGTAATAGCCCTTGAATTGCAAAAAACTGAACGTAACCAATGCCAATTGGAAGAACAGAAGATAAAATGAGGCTGTAGGTCAGGAGTCGAATGACTTCAGTGGTAGAAAAACGTTCGAGCAAACCTTTCAGAAAATGGCGGCAAGTAGCAATGGTAATCACCGATAATGTGCCCGTGATACAAAACTTGAAGAGTCCCCGAAAATCGTGGTAAACTAAGTAGGCTTTAGCAAAAGTGAATAGCAATAGTAGCAAGAACCCAAGCCATAAACGAATTTCAAAGACGGAAATGCTTCTGGATTTTAATTTTTGCAAAGTCCAGTAAACCAGTAAAATAACGGTAGATAAAGGTCTATTTTCGTTGTTGAGAGGTAAGAGAGGAAAGCCATCGACTGAAACGAAGAGAATTGCCCACACAAATAGTTTTTCTAATTGTGTCAGTTGCGTCCGTAAATAAGTTAGTTGGTAAAGCAGTTCTCTCATTAACAGCAGTTTAACTAGTCACAGCTTTCAACGTTCGGACCATAATGGCGGCCATAGTAGTCAAACGTAGATACCATGATTCTTTCCATGAAAAGTACCGTTCTATTACTTCCCAACGTTCAATGTTACTTTTCCGTATCCCCTTGGTGGTAAAACCCTCGAACATAAAGTTGGCTAAGTATTGTGGAGTACGGACAAACACGCTTGGGGTGATGGTCCATACTCTTAGGTAAAATTCATAGTCGGCCACGTAACGATAGGACGTATCGTAGCCCCCAAAAGTACTGTAAATCTTTCGGCCAATGAGCGTTCCTTGGTGACAAATACCATTTTTTCGGTTAAAATTAAATTCCGCTTGGCGGTATATCTTTTTGGTGGAATTTAAAAAAAATACGACCCAATCGCAGCAAATGATTTTGTTATGTACGTTTCCCTGAGCCCTTTGCACCATTTCTTCAATGGCATTGGGTTGAAGAAAATCCCCAGCATTTAATAGCAAGATGGCATCACCCGTACTCATTTGTATGCCTTTGTTCATCGCATCATAAATTCCCTTGTCTTTTTCGCTGACCCATTTTGTGATGTCTTTTTCGTACTTTTTGAGTATATCCAAGGTCCCATCGGTCGATTGTCCATCAATGATGATATACTCAATGTTTGAGTAGGTTTGATTAACGACACTCCGAATGGTGGTCGTTAAATGTGCCGCCGCGTTGAGGCAAACGGTGACAATACTTATGCGTGGATTAATGGCTTGGTTAGGAAAACTCATATTTTGCTTACTTTATGGCTGTAGCTCATATACCGTTAGTTGTTCTGTTTTGGGTTTTTTATTGGGAGTTCGGTATGTAGAAATGACAGATGTTGGATTTTGGTATATGATTTTGCCAGTGCGGTAGTTGCTATGTTGTATCGAAAGTGGAAATGACAATGGGCTATTTTTAAATTCTAGTGCATAAACTGATGGGCAATCGCAGACATCAAGGCTATCGCGAAAAATACGACGAGGGGCGTGGACAAGATTTATCCTTTCTTGGGTGTATAGACACGCATTTTTAGGAAGGATGTTATCAAGTGTCCGAAAGTCGTCATATAAGGGCAAAAAACGACGGTAAAAATGTGTACGCTGAGTTATGGTAAATGGAAAAGGTCGTAAATTGTACAAATACAAGTATGTTATACCAAGATAGGGAAGTACAGTGACAAGAATCAAACCCGCTTTGAGATAAAAATTTGTTGGTTTTGTAGCCCATTTCGGCAAAGAAAGTAAGGTGGCTATGAAAAAACTCAACGGTAAATTCCCCCAGAAACGCGGGCTGTAAAGTAAGTCAAATTTGTATAAAATCAATAAAAAGATAATAGCAATGAGGTACATTTTGATTTTATCACGCAAAGGGTAATCGCTCCAACCAAACACAACAAACGCGCCCAAAACAAGGTATGGAAAGTGCAGCAGCGCGGTTTGGGTATGTTCTAGAAAAGTAGGAGTATTGACAATCTCCGCTTGCAGGGTTGAAGCAAGTAAGTGTTTGTCTATGAGTGTAGTATCAAAGTGCTGAGATAAGATTAAACCAAACGGTGAATGGGTTTGTGCGTAAGTCCAGGCGACGATAGGCAGGTAAAATACCAGTGTTGGCCAAAGGAGTAACAAAAGATTCCGAACAGAAAATTGTTTTTGTTGATACAATTCAAAAATTGCGGCTAAACCAACCAATGCAGCATAAGGTGCAAGCGACATTTTGGCTCCCAAAATAGCGGGTAAAAGTAAACCAATTCCGCTCAGCAGACTTTTAACCGACCGCGTTTGGGAAAGCCGCGTAAAATTAAGGCTAAGATAAAAGGCAGTAAATGCGGCTAAATCTCCAAAATGGTGGCTTCCTGCGGAGGTAAAAACCAAGCGATACATGCCTAAGCATGACAAAGATAAACCTACGCTTATCCAAAATACAGGTGTTCCTGCTTGATGCATCCATTGGTATATTGACCAGAGAAATAATCCCAAGAAGCAAAAACTTACCACATTGGGGGCATCAGTAAACCCAAGACTGACAAGCGGAACTTGCGAAAAATTGTAAATAAGATGCGGCGGAATAGCGGCTTCCCAAGGTTGGCGATAAAAAATAAGCCCACCATCCATAAAAATTCGTTGCGCAACCAACTGATGATAAAACAGTTCATCAATTTTGGTAGAAGGCAACAAGGCATATATGAAAATGGGCGCTATACAAATGAAAACAACGCCAACAAAGA contains:
- a CDS encoding response regulator transcription factor, translated to MANIRVAITDDQVLFRRGMASIINTFENISIVLEADNGRILLDSLQNFEPIPDVVLLDLSMPELNGIETTKLLHAHYPSIKIIILSVYGEDRFVTHLMELGVNAYLFKNVEPEEVERAIRTVIDKDFYFNEAFLNAMKNRLTNKRQKITLTDNIPSTLTSREIEVLSLICKQRTAQEIADQLFISVRTVDGHRNNLLEKTGARNSAGLVLFAIKHRLIDPTELL
- a CDS encoding sensor histidine kinase, yielding MEQSSSEVDLYLAIFGGSFVMILLVGCVVGFIVLYQRRLFRQELNYRKMELKYQQELINSTLEGIESERKRLARDLHDEIGAALSAMRLLVGQMPAESKISPEIVSLTKKYKELIDATIDSVRRISNDLLPSGLEEFGLSYAIEGLCEKSLELTEADIDWQIEDIPEASVSLNLMLYRLVQELLNNTIKYAQATQIQITVQKQNTQLTLLYIDNGRGFDFDEAYRKKSLGLKNIETRARMFDGTLQFITQPNQGTKVTVNVPLSAS
- a CDS encoding Ca2+-dependent phosphoinositide-specific phospholipase C produces the protein MASLQDSTPFQNVVFKASHNSYDRKESLSEQLTLKSPIYQCGCRGIELDIWRHSSDSMNDGYFTVNHATNGGPKLSVYLDQLSDWHTKNPGHDVIWVMLDIKSDQGDEGLFPDEIDNYLTTYFGRELIKTPHDLFPGLTDSNKLSDVVQAQGWPTLGSLKNHFIFCLSGNEDWKKVYYRNNRSQRICFADCDNADQLTVPNSRVVYNVKSGSGKQADFNDLMQKKILIRVYDVDSEGDWDKAMGMGANILATDKVSDNAWAEVSPRDLYAAQTHL
- a CDS encoding glycosyltransferase family 2 protein — translated: MISIITAAYNCEKYLGQAIESVIAQTFQDWEMLIVDDVSTDRTTEIAQKYAQSDPRIRLICSHQKLYSAGARNLGTQHATGTYIAFLDADDCWLPQKLKIQYEFMQKNNHALSFTSYQTFNHEGKVHPYILKVKPIVKYRDFFYSNPIGCLTVMYDRNKVGNLFFPTDLFFQEDYVLWTKTLQQTKYHFYGIDIPLAFYRLHPYNKSWNKWKVAQYHWATVYRRCFNWNFFQKLYYFIFYITINLRKYYYLRPLK
- a CDS encoding glycosyltransferase family 2 protein, whose amino-acid sequence is MSFPNQAINPRISIVTVCLNAAAHLTTTIRSVVNQTYSNIEYIIIDGQSTDGTLDILKKYEKDITKWVSEKDKGIYDAMNKGIQMSTGDAILLLNAGDFLQPNAIEEMVQRAQGNVHNKIICCDWVVFFLNSTKKIYRQAEFNFNRKNGICHQGTLIGRKIYSTFGGYDTSYRYVADYEFYLRVWTITPSVFVRTPQYLANFMFEGFTTKGIRKSNIERWEVIERYFSWKESWYLRLTTMAAIMVRTLKAVTS